GCTGCACCTGCACCAAGGGGCACAGCACCTGTCCCCATCCAACAGCAGCGTCGCTCCAGCCACACCAAGAACTGGGGAACTGGGTGGGTGCAGGATGGTGCTGAGCTGACACGTCTGGATCCTGCAGCCAggccctccccacctcccagagGGAGTAAGGGGGTGAGGgacccccaccagcctccccccctTGCAGCAGCCACTGGGGCCAGGGGAGCATCCAGGAGCTGCACACCAGTGCCAAGCTGCTCCCCAGTCAGCATAGTAAGAAAATACATGTGGTCCTGTGGTGAGGGTGATGTTCCCAGCATCAGCCATGCCCTGCAGCATGCTGACCCTCCACATGCCTTCTCTGTGGGGCCCCGGCCCCCATcatccccccaccctcccctggggaggcagagcagtAATGCTGCCGAGCAGGGCAgctctccttcctgcccttcaatcagagagggaggaaaaaaaaataaacctcctcctcttctgcttctccatcatcttcttttccctccccagccagggggGCCCAAGCATCGGGGACCTCTGGTACAAGACGCTGGCTCGTCTGGCTCTTGGCGGTGCAGGCGATGAACAGGAGCTGAACCCCTGTTAAGGGTGTTTCTGGAGTAACAGTGGAGCACCCTCCCCACACCCGTCCCACAGCCTGGGCACCTGGACCAGGAGAGGTGCCCCATCCACCTCCACATCccagctgagagcagagctgggaaaggatACAGCCACGTCCAGTGCAGCTGACCCCAGGGCGACAAGGAGCCAGGGCAGGGCCCTCAGGACATGCACAGGCTGCCAGCCGTGGGTGACAATCGCTGCCGCGTAGAGGACGCCGGCTGTGGCCGAGCACAGGGTGGCCCACAGCCGCCTCCATGGCCATGGCTTTGCCCTGCACTAAGCCACCCAGAGCCTGCTTTGGAGCCACAgaccctgtccccagccagggaCACCGTCGCAGCCGGCACAGGGACCCTGCACCCCGCTGGGTATGGGGCAGCTGTGCCGAACCCTGCAGCTGACCCGAGGACTAAACAGCTGGGAGGGGCACCCGGCATCCCCCCCAGAGCTTTTGCAATGGGATGCAGGAGTCACCAGCATGGCTGGGAAGCCCTGCCTGGGACTCAGGGGCATAAGGGCAGCCGTGCCAGGCAGACACTTACTGCTCTGGAGAGTGCAGAGATCCTGGCCGTGAGGGCAATGAGGGCAGAGAGCAGCCCCAGGACAAAGCCCAGCACTTCCTTGTTGTCCTAAAGGAAGAAGAACAGGGGAAGCAGGGGAACACCTCCATCACAGCCGGCCCAGAGAAGGGGTCTAGAGAGAGCTCAGCACATACCTCCCGACAGGAGCCCTGTCCCCACCGCCCCCGCCAGCTGCTCCAGGTCCCCTGGTGATCCCAGGGACATCACCCTGACCAGAACTGCCACGGTGTGGGGGGGCTGCCTCTCCTGACCCCAGCCCCAGGCGTGCAGGGGCTGGGTGTGTCCTGGGGAACAGGACCGGCCTTGGGCACCCCAGGGACACAAAGCCCCGGGAAGCCGAGACACCAGTTtgggcagtgccagggctggtAAAGGGGAAAACGCAACAGAACTGAACCTGCCGGTGCTCagagcccagcagctgcctgtgccctacctgctgcccacccagccctggggggaCGAGGAGAGGGCAGCTCACCTCCAACACCACCCCGAGCAGCCTCCGCCGGGCTCCCTCCAGCCGCTCCAGGGAGGACCGGGAGCTGGGGACCCACAGAAACCTGCCAGCACCCACGGACAGGGGCAGGGCAAGGGCAAGCAGACCATCCCGCAGCCTCTGCCgtcgccgcctcctcctcctccaccggCGGGGTGGACCTGTGTGGGACACGTAGTCACTTTCAGGAACAGGTTTTGTCCCATCCCACCCTCGTGGGCAGTGCTGGGGCCCCCACCCTACTCCTCACCCATCCCGGCGGCCACCAAGCCACCCTCTGTTTGCCCAGGGTGCCACGCTGCTACCCCAGGTGACACTGTCCCCACAGTGCCCGTGCCAGGCTGCCCACCCAGGGGCACGCGGTGCTCCTGATGCCCTCGGctcagagcaggctgctgccaACCCGTGCCAATGGCAAGGAGGGATATCCCAGCCCAAACCTGCTGTCTTCTGGGACTCAGGCGGGCATGGGGGAAAGAGGGTGAGCAGGAAGCGGATGATGTCGGCCATGGCCATGTAGGCACCTGTGAGGACCTGGGGAGAGACACAACAGCTGAACCTCCCTGAAACGCAGAACCTCTGGCAGcagcccacagcccccccaggcGAGGGGCTGTATTTGCCGCGCTGTCTTAAGCCAGGCTGTGAAAATCCTCCCCCTCCAGGGCCCAGCACTCCAGGGCAACAGAGCAGCACACCTCCAGTCCCCCCCTACCGCAGGTAGCCTTTCCCACCTGGATGCCAAGCTGGCTGGCCAGCAGCGCTCCGATCGCGTTGCAGACATGGCCCAGGAAGCTGTACAGGAGGCAGAGGACGGATGCCTGCCGCcggccctgccctgggcacccgCAGGACAGCCTAGGGCAGAGGGACAGGCTGCTCTAGCCACACCGGGCACCGCGGGATGtcggagcagagcagccccacagcctcccgcagcccagccccagggagtTACAGGGAGCGGGCAGTGATCCAGCACAGCACGGCCAGCATCCAGAGCCCCCAGGACACACAGCCCGGCTCCCCGGCCAGGCATGCTgctggccaggcagcagagccactGTGGCCTGTGGCTGGTGTCCCCAGCATGGCTGGCTCTGAGTGTCCCTGGGCAGGGAGTGCCACCACCCACCCCGCAGGTGCGGCACCCAGCACCACCTCCGCCCACGCTacagcacccagcagctccccaggggtaGAAAGCACCgcacactgctgagagcagactCCCGGCTGGAATACAGCTCCCTAAACTCGGCAGAAGAGACctggcagctccagctcctgctctgcagggagaatTGTATTTCATACTCCAAGTGCAAGATATGGTAAAAGGGAAGTTCACGTTCAAACCATATTCCCAAATCAGCTCTGCGTTTCTGCTGCAGGTATCAGTGCAGCTGGCAACATCACTAGCCAGGAAAATGAACCGCTGGCATTATAAAGCAAAGCCCCCTAAAAGGGGAAGCAGACCACTGGGGTGCGGAAAGTGCTGCGGATCCCAAGGAACAGACTGGAGCCGGTCAGAGCCCACACGCTCCCTCTACACGCACAAGGCACTTTAAGAGAACAGCACTCAGAAATGGAAAGTTGCCTTCCGCGGAAGGCGACGGGACCAACCGAGAGGGGCTCATTCAGCAGGTGGCCGAGGCAGAGCACAAGGTCTCCTTTGTGCCCGCTCCACCAGCGACGCAGTCCCTGCGTTGTCCCACGCCTGCCAGCTGCTCCTGTGCGCTGTACGGAGCCGTCAACAGCCCTGCCAGCATTCCCCAGCCAGGGTAGGGCAGGGTGGATGCAGTTCAGCAACAGACCAAACCACCACAGGAAAGCATTAATTTAACCACGGTCCTCCACTGCTCAATAGCAGCATAAAATATTAACAAGCCTTTGGTTCCACAGCTCTCGTTTACGGTCCTTCTTCTATCAAGGCAAGAGTCCTTTAGCACAGCCAAGGAGCAGTTTGCATTTATCAAACCTGAGCAAACATTACTTGCTTCGTCATATTTACATTACCGTCCATCCATTCACGCAAACACTGCAAGTGGTTTGGCAGGTCTTGTGGCCAAAGGTTTCTGTGAGCAACACACAGAGTTGTCCCAAGCCCCAGGCTCTGGGGATTGCTGTCATTGACTAGGTTTGGAAGGGTCTGCACCAGGACACAGCCTGTCCAGCAAGAAGGGTCACGGAGACCCAGTTGGCATGAAAGGGCTgagaatgcaaaagaaaactCGGGTATATGCAACAAGAACGAAGAattcaaaatgctttgaaaggaGAGACatagaatacaaaaaaatattttagtattcttCAGTAAAGTATACCCCCAACTTCAGTTTGACAGATAGTAGCTTCACACAAGACAGGACAAAAAGAAATGGGTTTCTGAGTAATCAGGTCCCTAAAGTATTATAAGGGACAAAAGCAGAAACCATCCCTCCAAAGAGGGTGGGAAAACCTGCTCCGAGATGGATTTGGCTAGGGCACAGCCTCTTCAGGAAGAAGAGGCAAAAATCATCTTCTCCAAGAGAATCAGATCAAATAGTCTCTCGAGAATCGAGAGATTCGGTACACTGACTTAAAATACCACCGATCATATTCATTCAGTGTAATTATGCTTTAGTTTTACAGGTGGCAGGGAAATACCTTCCCTCCAGTGATGTAATTAAGAACTTGCGAGCAAGGACTCCAAGGGAAGCAGGAGCCGAGGCGAGAGCTCTGCTGCCAGGGGACCCTCTGCATACACGGTGCAAATTGGCTGGACAGGACAAGCAGAGAGTCACAAAGCCAGAACTAGCTTGGTTGCATGCCCCACATCTGCTGTGGCTTTACTTAGCAGTTGCTTTCATCTCTCCATCCATAGTTAAGCGCTGGAAAGTACAAAATTACAGGACAGCAATCCCTTTTTTAGTATCAGAGACCAGCGTCATCTGCTACTCTGCTTCACCACCCAAAAACACCACCTTCACCGAAAAACAAAGCACATTTTGTCTTTGTGAGCCTTTCCAGTCCTATCATTACTCCCTGTGCTAGATTAGGAATGAAGAGCACTGACCAAGTGCACAAACACTTTTTCTGCAGGGTGAGCAAGGAGTAAGTCTCACTTAAATCTGACCCCAGATTTTTACCAGTCTTTTTACCATCAAATACTAATGTACTCATTCAAATCTGCTATTATGACACTTCTGCAACTAGGCCAATGCCTACAAGGTCACTGAGAGAGAACATGACACCACATAGGAAGTAAAATCTCAAGTATATTTAAGGACAAATTAGCACCAGATATTTGGCCAGTCACATAGagctaatgttttaaaataccaatgggaggtcacacagaaaaataactgaTACCAGCTCAGTGTGAAGGACATAAAAGCAGCGTTTTCCTTGCACGGTGTggctttccttcctctgctctggttTAGGCTGGGAAGATGAGTGGTTTCAGTACCAATTCTACAGAATAGGGCTGGtacagcagggaaagaaagagggcaAAATAAAGATCCTTTCATGTAATTTTTCAACATACTAAAGTGTCCTGTCAAATCAACaaacaagtttgtttttaaaaaaaaaaaaaaagatgagcaatAGTGTCTCAAAATGTAACAAACATCACTCATTGAGATTCAACTGTTTAAAGATTTTAGTCAGTTTTACAGGACTGCTTTGATCCCAACAGCTATAAAACACATCCtttataggaggaaaaaaaaaaaaaaaaaaaaaaaaaacattcccgCATGGCTCCATCTGCTCCCATTGAAAGGATGTTTCAGCAGCAGTCAAACGGCTGGGCTGGCTTCCAGATAACACGAATGGACAGGTCTCTTTTGTTCTCAGAAGGGACGAGCTCCAACTATCAGAGCCCACGCTTATCCCCTGCACAGGCCAATCCATCGTACAGAGCTCCCAGGTGAGCTAGCGATGCTCacttatcctttttttcctcccctgctcagTTCAGGCCTGCAGAACAATGCAGTCTCTGCCCTGGAAAGGCCAGATACCGCTGCCACAGCTAAGCCTCCAGGTGCTTAGTGATCCTGCgaattttctccttcctgttcCTGTTTCCGTGTTTTTTCCAAGGCTTTCCTACCACGTTGCCAGGATTGGAGGTAGTCACAGGCACAAGACCGCTGCCGGGCCGGTATCCCATTGCAGCCCGGACCCCTTTCATCAGGGCGCGAACGTTCTCCTGGAAGAGGAGACATAGTCACCATGAGAAGAGAGAGTCACCACAAGGAGAGAGACCCATAAGAAGATATTTCACAAGGAACCGTGATATGTCAATAAAGCCAGACACAGGCAAGCTCAAACCCATCAAGAcctgctcagcccccagctccagagctgcaggAAAGGTCAGGCCACAGAGCTGAGACAAAGCCTGCCAGCACGCTCCAGTGGTGTCTGCAGCCACGCCTCACCGCGCCAGGTCTGCCACTGCAAGCAGAGGCACAGACGAGACACTGAGCTCCGCCAGACATTAGCTACGGCGCTAGGATTGATTCTCACAGTCTCTGCTTTGCACACAACAAATTGTCTTTGCAAATAAATCTGGTGTCTGTGAAAGCCAGAGACTAAAATAACTTGCTAAGTCTGGAGCGTGGGTAGCACTGCCGGGACTCAGCTCGTGCCAGCACTTTGGGCAGCCAGAGGAAGAGTCTGGTAATCCCAAAAATTCTTTTCAGGTCGTAGTTTTCCAAAACAGCTCACTGATTTTTTGAGAAGAGCCCAAgttcttgttttcaaaatgcatGATTATCTTTAGCTGTGCTGAAACAAATACTGTCCATATCCAGCTAACCAAGCAGAATGGATCAAACCATCTATGACCCATCCTCTTCACTGCTGAACACCTTGTTCTGGTCTTTGTCACGTGTGCAGACTTCATCAGTTACAGATTTGATATTTCATTATGAGTTactaataaattatttcagtagtgTAGGGACTAAAAAGGTCCTGTAGGATCTAACCAGAAGCATACAAGTTAAGAAAAATTCCTATTTTCCACTTCATTTTGACATTTCTCAATTAGATTTTAAATCAATTTGCATGCTTTTCATCTGATTTCAGGTTCTGAGCCAAAACAACCAAGTAGTACTAAATCAATTGTCTTAAAGAAGCTTATCATGACCCCTAAACGCATCACCTCAAGAAAGGAAAGTTAGTTTGCAGGATCTGTTAGTCCAAAAGAGGCTCCTTCCTtgtctttcttccctctcctgtttGCTCAAGATTGATGTTAGGCCCATAACGCTGAGGGTCACCCCgctgaccttttaaaaatcaacCATGCGTACCTCATTAGCCATCTTTCAGTCACCTAGGACATTCCCAGCAATTTAGAAGATAATAAAAGGAACAGAGCACTCTTGGGTAGAAATTACGTGCAGATGCCAATGGCATCTAACACCATTAATGCAACCCAGCACCCCTCCATCTTCAAAGCTCTTTTTTCCGGTAACTATGACACACCAGTGCTGCTGTAAAAACTCCTAGAATAAATCTCCTCCAGAACTTACCTGGTGGAAGAATGTTTTGTCTACCacattttcaatttgttttgctttggtatTCTTCTCAGGCTTCACCTGTCCACCGGCCTGCATAGTTCTGCTCTCTGGGCACCTTTGATGCTGGTGCTGAAAATCATTTGGGTCAATGCCAGGAGGCGGATGGCAATATAACAGCTTCCCCTGCGAAAGCAATGGGATAcagtttttaccaaaaaaaaaccttggagagacacacagagaggaaagaaaacaactgcaAAGCTGAAGAAGGGCCCCAGGGGCTCACGCTGGCAGAATAACTATTAGTACACTCGATTTCTCCTCCCAGGCAACAACTGGCTTGATTTTAAACCACCATTCTACCTCTACTTCAAAGCACCATTTCCAGCTGCAAACAATACAGTGCAAAACTCTCAGGAGTACTGGAGGATCCAATTAAGAAACGCTCAATAATAAGTTGCAGAGCAGTGCTGTAGAAGCACGCAGCATTACAACGCTCTTAACGGCAGTCCTTAGCACCAAATACTGATCCAACTATAGAAAATGGGTTTGTTTCCTGAATATCTGCTGCATGTTTTAAAGAAACGATAATTCGTTTAGCTAGCACCTTATTTTTAAGCAATCATCTTTTTCAGAATCAGCAGCAGGAGAAatttcatttattcctttaaaacataaaaataacccAATTTAGAGTATTTTAATATATGCTGATTTTATCCAGAGAAATAGAATTCATTTTATTgtcctccttcctgctccagTGAAACCTTCAATTCACCTCCTGTCAGGAAAGAAAACCCAGATGTAGGAAAGCACTTACACTAACATAGTCTTTTAAGACATATCGAGCTGATCTTGGCTGGTCTGGCTGTCCATGAGATGTCATAAAGCCTCTCATATCTGGAAGACATATCCAAAGTACATTCTCTGTCAGTACAACAAGAGCATTAACACATCCTCCTCTGCCGCTTAATTGCACATTTGTATCTTCTCTCCAAAAAAAATCTCCCTTAAAAAGTGGGTTCTGTTGtggaaagcagggaggaaaggggaacaCTGCTGGCTGTAGGGGGGCTGCAGAAGCATCCTATACCTGAAAGGAATTACGAGAGCTGACATCCCCCTACCACCAGAAAACCTGctggctttgtatttttgttttaaggacAGAGAAGATTAACTGCATCAGAGAATCAGACAAGGGAGATAAACCTTcattgctttcttccaaaatcGAATTCAAGACAGTTGATGGGAGGTATCCCAAAGGATGAGAGCCCCACACCACACTACACAGACTGGCAGGGCATTTCACTAACATCCTCAACACAATCACTACATCTGTTGGATGAAACTGGCAAAGCACCACTGCAACACACACGAGATTAGCTGTTACCGAAGGCCTTTCCCGAGAGAAGGGGAAGTCCTAATGGGGAGGTTCAGTGCATGACAAACCTGAGTCAAGcctaattttaaaaagttctccTAAGGTCACATTCAGGACCACACACACAGCCTAGGCGACAGGTTTTGAAGGGATCATCACTCACATCCATATGCTGTTAGCAGCTCTTCAGCTGTTGGCGTTCGATCTGGATCCTCATCTTCCCTTGGCCTTATGATATTTATTCCATAGGTTGCTTCCAAAATGTTTCGTGGGATATGCTGGCAAACGTAAGCTAGTGAAGGAAACCACCTGGTGACTTTCAGCTGCACAAGTAATCTTGCCCTAGTTACTCCAAGGGCACAcattaagaattaattttgtccaaaaccagaaaaacaatgCAAGTCTGACAACAAGTTAAACTTGAAATGAGATGGGGCAAGACCAACACAGCATGGCTTTTTTTATCTACTGTGTGTCCCCACCGCCCTCAACACATGAGAACACGTGACCCCAGCAAGGCTGGAACATGCCACATTGCATACTCCAGATTCAACATGTGCAGACTCTCTCACAAACCCCATGCAAAGGATATTAGAGAAATGGGTGGGACATGGTCCCTCATCTGGTCTATGGGCAGAATTCCAGAACAAATCATTTCTGCCTTGGTAGAGATGAAAGATGGCATCACCAGACCAGGGCAATCGCAGAGGCATAGGCCAGGCTCCACATACAGGGTCTACACAATAAATAACCGATGAGTTCACCAAGGCAAGCCAGTGTCcatgaaggaaaaaggaacaaaaaaaaaataatcaaatgcatAGATGAAACAAGGATGCAAATGAGAGTAAGCAGAAATTCTACTAACACAGACATCTGCCCTGCTGGCCCCAGACAATGAATTAAGGAAATCTGATGTGGAAGACAGCAGCACTTCCAAGGTTCATAAATAAGGTGTCCAGATGAGGGCAGCAAGACCTTCAGCTCTCTGATCTGATGGGAGAGAAGAAAGCGCTCCAGAAACCTTTGTGTCGGACCTTTTGAAACAGGTAGGAGATTCCACAAGTACAAATCCCACAATGCTCATTATAGCATTGGAGTTGCTACCTCAAAATGAAGGGCTTGATCAATATGAGAGCAGCGTAACTGGACTTATTCACAGCAGTGACTGTGGACAAGAAAGACCGTTTGAAAGCTTGACCTTAAGCTATTCAGAGGTTTTCTCCTCCTCACTGGTGTTGAAAAAAGAACGGCCAAGCCACTTAAATAAAATCTGGAGATGGAAAAATATCTTCCATTGCACATCAGCTCCCATGAGTGACTCTCAAACTGTACCAAGAGTTTGGAAGAAAGAACTAAAGTTCCAAAACTATATACATCAAGCCCACTCCTCTGCAACCTACTCTGCTGGGCAGAGTTCAGGGTGACAAAGAGTTCTCACTGAGTCCACGTGGTTGCAACTAGTTAATAGTGAAGCACTCTTCCATGGGGtgagaaaaaagagaataaaatgatCAATGCTCTTTGTTAGCAATACCTGAAAGTGTTTCGTACGGCCTGGTGTAGCAGACACTGACACCTTCTTATTTCCAAGGATTGTGTTGATGGTCGAACTTTTGCCAACATTAGGGTAACCCACCTAGATGACAAAGAAGTGGAATGGTAACAGTGATACCAGGCAGCGGAATGCCAGGTGACTAGCAGAGCTCTGACACAGAAGTACTTTAATAAAACATACTAAAAGAACTAAAGCAAGCAGTGGGGCACACTGAACTCCAGGAACTTCAAAATTAATCTTTGCACAAAGCACTCAGTGATTTGTGCTTGCTAGATTTCTTCACACTTACAGGAAGCCAGGCTACAGGATTAATTTTGCCCGTGGAAGGCACATGGAACTAAAAATTTAGATTAAGCAAGTTCTATTTAAGCACAAAGTCCAACTCACCAGCCCAACATTTACTTCCCCATCCTTCACCCTTGGTCCATTGTGcatggttttgaatatctccagcaGCTCGTTTCTCTGCACCAGATGGCTGAAGTTCCTGATGTTCCTGTTCTGCTCCTGCACTACATGCTGCACTGCAGCACCATCAGTCTTGCTTTCCATCCTCTCTGGGGCAATAGCATTTACTTTGTCCCCACCTTCATCTTCAGAACAGGTTTGCCAGGcctcctcttcatcatcttcacAGTCTTCATATTCATCACTACTATCATCATCACTAACCAGAACTTGGTTTATGGTTTGCAAAGCATTGCCTGTGGACGTGCTTTCTGCACTATCTTGTACTGTATCACCTTCTTCTTCTTGACTGTAGCTTTCATCGTCAGAATAACTCGGATCCTCTGCTACATCTTCAGTGTCTGGCTCCTGCGTGAACAGTTATTTCATAGGTGAAATGTAAAGACAACAGTAAGTCTTGGTGTTGACTGCAGTCGCTGCAGCACAGTCACCTATTTTTCCATTAGCCAGATCCCGAGGACTGACAATTCACTCCTTACATCACACAATGCTTTTTAAGGGTCTTAAGTACAACAAAGAAACAACTAGCCTGTTTTAGGACAATGACAAAAGTATTCCAAGAGGGACTGTTAGCTTCATTGTGAAGTTGTTAGAGGTTTCTCCCCAGAAGCACAActatgaacacacacacacacacacacccccccataaCATCCTTACAcatagcagcagcagagcccaggaaatattttttttttaaattatccaatGCTCCTAGTAACAGGAATGAATGTAAGAAAGACCTTTTCATAACAGCAGTATCTTGAACTTTCCTTCCAAAAAAGACAAGCGACCTAACGCTTTCAGTCTCACTTTTAAAGCAATCTGTAAAAACATTTTACCCAAGAACTGTGAGCCACCTGAACAGATTAGGTATTTTTGAAAAGAGACGTGGGATATTCCATAGTTGAACAGTGATGGCTGTAACTGATGAAGCCAGTAAAACACAAAAGTAGGATTTATAGATAACACTTAACTTGAGGCAGCAGCAGAGTTTGTTCCACTGGGCAGAATGGGAGAGAAAAATCCTCTGTACAGATAACCATGTCCCTCACCGCATCCCTCTTGGAAAGGATTCCAATTCTTTCAACAAGTTAAGAGTCTGCAAACAGATCTACAAGGGCTGTTTCTGTAGGTGTTTATCAGTAGCCTCAAGGAACAAATTTACATTCTACTTCAGTATTATTTATCAAGTCATTAACCTTGAAAGAGAAACTGCAAGCACCACCAACAGTGTCTGAAGGACGTACCACTTGGTTCACCGTTTTCCTCTCCTCACTTTTGTCTCTATTTTACAGCCACACAGGTCCTTAGAATAACCCTTCCCCGACAAAAGGATGGTGCCTTTCCTAGAAAGGTACTCGGGTATATCACAAGCATAACTGCAAAGCAAGCTATCAGAGGCAGCCAGCATGTACCCAGTCGGAACTGGTCACCTACAGTACCTTTGCCTCCCCCGAGAGCCGTCTGCACTCTGCCAAAGCTGACCAGAACACCACCTTAACGCCCTCTTTCTCGAAGAACCGTGCCCAAGCAGACCGCTGCTCCTCACTCAGCAAATCTGCTTTGTTTATCAGGATCATGTTCTCCTTGTCATTGCTGACTTCTTTAACATAACTTTcctaaagaaaacaagagaaggaTCAGTTCGTACTCTGGATTAggctcctcctccccccaggGAGATATAAGAGCAGCAAGACAAGTTACCCCATCCAGATCCACATGACTGTAGCTAAATTTGCCATCCCCTGGGCTAGATGGAACTGGTGTTTAGCACACAGCTACAAGAACAAATCGGAGCATGCAACTACTGCAATACAGGTTGTTTCTGGCCACGTGTGTGAATGAACACCTTGTCTGCTTAGAGCTACAACAAGATATTAATCAGCACCTCACAGGAGAAACTCCTAAGATCAACTATTTGAGCAATTTCATATCTCGTTGATGCAGTGTTCTATAGCCTATCATTACAAAGTCGTCACTTCAATAATTCTTGATCCTTCACTTTCAGTGCAGTAATCCTCAACCATTTTCATTCCACTATGCTTTTAAACAGAACAATTCCTTTAAGTGCAGACACTTTTAATTGGTAATGGAGAGCGATATAATAACTGCAATATAACATCTGCAAAACTACCTCTAAATCCACAATACTCTatgtgtaatattaaaaaaaacgttgaagaaaaataatttgatgcCAGAATACTTGCATGAATAAATCAGACATCCAGTTAGGCACAACAGCAGAACAGCTTCAAGGTAGCTGAACATGTTAAAcgaaaaataaatcatataaaCTCTAAGAAACAAGTTGAAGACAACACTCAAGAAAATGGTTTACTTACCAGATCTTGGCATCTAAACAGAAGGGGGTTTCTAGCATCTACTATCTGGACTACAAtatcactgcaaaaataaaagaaagctgataaattattctttcttacTTGCCTCAAAGAAAGCATCAAGGCACAGCACATGGCTCACTTTTAGATTTTGCTTGGAATTTTAATGGTTTTAACTTTATTATTCTACTAAGCACCTTTACTGAATTAACAAAGCGTCTCAGCATCCCGCATGCCCCAACAGAGCCACACATGTGCTACATGCCAGCACTGCTGCGCAGTATTTCTGCCTCACATGCCTAGTTCTCCTGTACAGCCAGCAAGGGGAAAACAGCCCTGCAAGTTCCGCCAATTCATCTACCCTTCAGAAATGCTCAGCAGGCAAGAACCAGAGCAGTGGTATCCCATCCTTTAAAACGTTACTAAAAACTGTGGTAACAACTTTACTTCTGTTTATTCTCATCCCCAAACTGCAGCAGAGTGTctacagagaggaagaagaggtggtTTTCCTACATAGTGAGATATTCTGGAACACTGTTGCCCACTTTGCATGGAGCAAGATGTACTAAGTCTCCCACAAATGACTTACAGATACCAAGCGTTTGCTGTCAGGCATCTTCCAAATTTATTTTGCGCTCTTCGTGTCACACAAAACATAGA
The sequence above is drawn from the Chroicocephalus ridibundus chromosome 6, bChrRid1.1, whole genome shotgun sequence genome and encodes:
- the TMEM44 gene encoding transmembrane protein 44 isoform X2; amino-acid sequence: MLAVLCWITARSLLSCGCPGQGRRQASVLCLLYSFLGHVCNAIGALLASQLGIQVHPAGGGGGGGDGRGCGMVCLPLPCPCPWVLAGFCGSPAPGPPWSGWREPGGGCSGWCWRTTRKCWALSWGCSLPSLPSRPGSLHSPEQAKPWPWRRLWATLCSATAGVLYAAAIVTHGWQPVHVLRALPWLLVALGSAALDVALLFIACTAKSQTSQRLVPEVPDAWAPLAGEGKEDDGEAEEEEAANWVPLHVFPKPRTGPRMVATSHSLDLMIRLVQQSGHSVARLPGDAQTGPAGPVPPQPPACPPLLARCPGVSPSSSSDATSINSELEEAACPPCCPQGAVLPGHPSHPAAAPPAPFSSQWDFEDMTVQWSRPSPAAQPCSVLSPGTFRQPAAPPRHPKHPSPQPSKQ
- the TMEM44 gene encoding transmembrane protein 44 isoform X3 — encoded protein: MPGRGAGLCVLGALDAGRAVLDHCPLPAVLRVPRAGPAAGIRPLPPVQLPGPCLQRDRSAAGQPAWHPGPPRRWRRRRRRRQRLRDGLLALALPLSVGAGRFLWVPSSRSSLERLEGARRRLLGVVLEDNKEVLGFVLGLLSALIALTARISALSRACRAKPWPWRRLWATLCSATAGVLYAAAIVTHGWQPVHVLRALPWLLVALGSAALDVALLFIACTAKSQTSQRLVPEVPDAWAPLAGEGKEDDGEAEEEEAANWVPLHVFPKPRTGPRMVATSHSLDLMIRLVQQSGHSVARLPGDAQTGPAGPVPPQPPACPPLLARCPGVSPSSSSDATSINSELEWDFEDMTVQWSRPSPAAQPCSVLSPGTFRQPAAPPRHPKHPSPQPSKQ
- the TMEM44 gene encoding transmembrane protein 44 isoform X1, with amino-acid sequence MPGRGAGLCVLGALDAGRAVLDHCPLPAVLRVPRAGPAAGIRPLPPVQLPGPCLQRDRSAAGQPAWHPGPPRRWRRRRRRRQRLRDGLLALALPLSVGAGRFLWVPSSRSSLERLEGARRRLLGVVLEDNKEVLGFVLGLLSALIALTARISALSRACRAKPWPWRRLWATLCSATAGVLYAAAIVTHGWQPVHVLRALPWLLVALGSAALDVALLFIACTAKSQTSQRLVPEVPDAWAPLAGEGKEDDGEAEEEEAANWVPLHVFPKPRTGPRMVATSHSLDLMIRLVQQSGHSVARLPGDAQTGPAGPVPPQPPACPPLLARCPGVSPSSSSDATSINSELEEAACPPCCPQGAVLPGHPSHPAAAPPAPFSSQWDFEDMTVQWSRPSPAAQPCSVLSPGTFRQPAAPPRHPKHPSPQPSKQ
- the LSG1 gene encoding large subunit GTPase 1 homolog; protein product: MGKKRGEGLGRCLQRQRGPDRRGAASWLHASEVGGERGPELRSAAEQSPLEEFLATAELAGTRFVAERLNIQIVSAQSRTGLLTAQEAQHVRQLHEENRQFLRIPRRPRWDRTTSAEDLKQAERESFLEWRRQLAHLEEEKKLILTPFERNLEFWRQLWRVIERSDIVVQIVDARNPLLFRCQDLESYVKEVSNDKENMILINKADLLSEEQRSAWARFFEKEGVKVVFWSALAECRRLSGEAKEPDTEDVAEDPSYSDDESYSQEEEGDTVQDSAESTSTGNALQTINQVLVSDDDSSDEYEDCEDDEEEAWQTCSEDEGGDKVNAIAPERMESKTDGAAVQHVVQEQNRNIRNFSHLVQRNELLEIFKTMHNGPRVKDGEVNVGLVGYPNVGKSSTINTILGNKKVSVSATPGRTKHFQTLYVEPGLCLCDCPGLVMPSFISTKAEMICSGILPIDQMRDHVPPISLVCQHIPRNILEATYGINIIRPREDEDPDRTPTAEELLTAYGYMRGFMTSHGQPDQPRSARYVLKDYVSGKLLYCHPPPGIDPNDFQHQHQRCPESRTMQAGGQVKPEKNTKAKQIENVVDKTFFHQENVRALMKGVRAAMGYRPGSGLVPVTTSNPGNVVGKPWKKHGNRNRKEKIRRITKHLEA